From Juglans regia cultivar Chandler chromosome 9, Walnut 2.0, whole genome shotgun sequence:
taataatcacttctttaactattaaaaaaacaaaaaaaaaacaaaaaaaatatgaattgacACATTTGATAGATATATTTGAAAGTCATACTATGATTTTactaatttgtattaaaaatattagagtgaGTTGAGATTTATCATGCACAATTCAATCCTATATGTTTTTTTagagatatttattatttacaaaatattttataaaaataaatttacaaaaataatatatcaataattagattatacaattttttattttggactAAATCTAAAATCTTACgtcaaactatatcaatttaaaaacttattttttaaaaagtttattaaGAGAGGTAGCACTTTTCAATTATTAAAtggtattaatatttaaattaacataaatttatataatatgttatatttaattataataagaataattttacataaaaaataattaaaatatttatcttttggaCGAGTCGATGTAAAAGTAGTCGTGTCGGTTCGGTTTTTCGTTAATCATCTATCCGCTGGCCGACCCGATTCTGTACGAGCAGGTGCCTACACGTGTGGGACGGATAGAACCAGATAAGGCTCGGTACCCTCTTCGGTCCTATCCCTCTCAACTGAGTCGGAACGCAGTGACGGCACCCTTCCATGTCCACTGCTCAGTAAttctctcccatttctctctttCGTTCCAGTCATGGCCTCCAAACTTCTTCCTCAGgtactctctcactctctctctctctctctctctctcattttcttcaatttgataATGATTTCAATGAACTCTATGAGTTTTTGTATGTAGGCTCTGATTATTACCCCAAGAAACCCTCACCAATGTCCCCAAAAGAACATGGGTTTTTCTACGCGTGTTTCCCGCCTTCCCTCCTCGTTCAAGTCTGGTGCTCGGACTTCCGTCTCTAGGGTTTCTTCGTTCTCGATTGGCTTGAATTTGAATCCCATGTTCTCGGTGGCACCCAAACGGGTTTTTTTTGTCAGAGCTGAATCAAATCCTGAAGCTGAAGGGGAAACCAATGCAGCAGCAGAGGTGACTGAGAATGTTGAAGATAAGGAAGAGGTTGATGTTGAAGAATCTACTCAAGTAGAGACTGAAGTTCAGTCTGAGGAAGCCAAGCCGCCTAGGAAGCCTCGAATTAAGCTCGGAGATATAATGGGGGTAAATCAtttaatgcctttttttttttgccccttTATACCCCTCTCTTCGGTTCCTGACTTCATGCCAGAAACGGGAAAAGGGAAGAAATGGAACCTTAGATCTTCCGTCTACttcaaaagttgtttttttaatatagtctaATCTAAAACTTACTTGTAGTCGAGTGCACTAATTTTAGGCTCTGTTTAGTTTCTGAGATGAGAagttcctttttgtttttaaaatgataattataaaagCATGCCGTTTTACCTAATTCTTGAAGAGGAGAGTGAGTTGAGTATCAACTGACTCTCTCGCGCCTTTCTTCAGCATGTTCGTGTTTGTCAATTCGGGACGGGGCAGTGGTTGCCTTTTTCATGAGCATAAAACAGTAGCTGAGAATGTCAACtgaatgttttctgaaaatgggttatatgaaaagaaatatgaagtaaagaatggagaaaaataattttcagaaACACCGCCACGAGTTTCTGAGGCCATCCATGAAAGGGAGGGGGGAGGAGGGAAGAATAGAAAGGtcctttcaaactttttttggTGATCAACTGCTTAAGTGCTATCAATCATCTGTTACCGCAATTTTGATTTGGATCACCAAAGCagattttgaacaaattttcatTTGGGGATCCACAAAGCTCATTACTGCGTTGTGAGTACTGAAAGGAAAAGGTTCAATTTGACTGAGATGTGTGTTTGAACAGCCTAGACAATGAGGGATACAGTCTTATTACCATTGCCATCAATGAACAGCCATTTGAAAGGGATTCTAGCttccataatataatttatgctaTTTTCTGACCATATCTTAGACAAAAAGGTAGTTGGAtactaaaagaaaaagtttcgacattctaaattttggttttttactATCCTCACCTTCCCCCCATAGTTATTCTCTTTAGACAACCCACTGGTTTACTGTGATTTAGATGAAATGATCAAAATTATGCCGTTGAATGTGTAGATATTGAATACAAGGGCAGTTGAGGCTTCAGAGAAGGAGAGGCCAGTTCCAGACCTTAGAACTGGAGATATTGTGGAAATTAAATTGGTAAATGTTGTTATTACCTTTGttgctacttataaaaaaaaaattggtacttTGGGCTTGGGCTAGGACTTTGTTAGGTTCATTTTCTTAGATGGGTTTATTGttccttgtatctatttttGCACCCCAACTGGGTGtcttctcttgtatacatctagtgtacttggttatGCCTATtggtattaataaatttttacttataaaagaaaatggtaaATGTGTTTctgattcttttttattttttaggtttgtttattgtgttttaatgaaGTCCTTTCCTGATTTTTTGTTAATGTTATTCACTTCCAGGAAGTTCCTGAAAATAGGCGGAGGTTGTCTGTCTACAAAGGTATTATTATATCAAGACAAAATGCTGGTATTCACACAACAATTCGGATTCGGAGAATTATCGCTGGTGTAGGGGTTGAGATTGTTTTCCCTATGTAAGTACATCTATTTTATTGACTCATTGTTTGCTGAGGCTTATTTTGGCTAAAACTCTATTGCGAGAAATTCGATcagaataagaatatttatgagTGGCTatgaaaagaggagaaaaaataattagtgaATAACTAATGAAACATACAACAAAATATTTGCAATATGATGTATAGTCATTGAGTTTTCACATCAGGGTGACTTTGGATTAGTACATCCTCCCAAGGTGTCACAAATGCTGGTAGCGTTTGCAACACTTGGAAATGTGAGACCTGAAAGTTATTGCATTCTATGTTGCTTTCAGTTACGGCAGTATATAACTGGTAATGAAGCCATATAATGGAATCCTAAATGCCCATATCCAAAGAAACATTATGCTAAAAAAACATCCAGGAAGTAAATAGGTTTTTATGCAATCTGTTGAATAGAAAATTATTGGAATTAGAGCATATCATGCTGGTATGGCATTATCCTGATGTTATATAGTCTGTTGGAATAGGAATGTATGGATGCAAATACTGGGTATGGGTAATGGTATGATGAAGTTATGTGGAGAAGAATTTGGAAAGGCATGTATGGGctgttaaataataattttttttcattgaacTCTTGTATGTTTGTAAAGTTATACAGTGTAATAGTCTAATCATGCAAGCATATTGTACATGAAAACAGGTTACATATGGTATATAAAGAAGAAGCAAGGGTCTGAACTCATTAGTATAAAAAATGTACAAGGTTAAAGTATTAATAACAGATCTTATTAAGTGCTTCGCATACTAAAGGGAAGTGCATTTTGAAAAgcgtgctttttttttttgtgcttctAGGGGTGAGCTTAAAGCGCGAAAAGTGCATTTGTTGCATTTAATGAAAACAAACTTTATTTCAGTCCTTCAAGCACATGACTCTATAGCCTGGCACCATAA
This genomic window contains:
- the LOC108994381 gene encoding 50S ribosomal protein L19-1, chloroplastic-like codes for the protein MASKLLPQALIITPRNPHQCPQKNMGFSTRVSRLPSSFKSGARTSVSRVSSFSIGLNLNPMFSVAPKRVFFVRAESNPEAEGETNAAAEVTENVEDKEEVDVEESTQVETEVQSEEAKPPRKPRIKLGDIMGILNTRAVEASEKERPVPDLRTGDIVEIKLEVPENRRRLSVYKGIIISRQNAGIHTTIRIRRIIAGVGVEIVFPIYSPNIKEIKVLKHRKVRRARLYYLRDKLPRLSTFK